The Fimbriimonas ginsengisoli Gsoil 348 genome window below encodes:
- a CDS encoding prepilin-type N-terminal cleavage/methylation domain-containing protein yields the protein MLTRNRTRQAARRRGFTLVELLVVVLILATLMAVALPLYLSSVADSSKKTCRANMQSIANAAQAWKVKNRAADFTTMTISALTPDLGAVPTCPDGGAYSIATTGSVNDEGGASTAIPTGSLGISCSIAGHNGFIPGVMTK from the coding sequence ATGTTAACTCGCAACCGAACTCGCCAGGCCGCCCGTCGCCGCGGTTTCACGCTCGTTGAGCTGCTCGTCGTCGTCCTGATCCTCGCCACTCTCATGGCGGTCGCGTTGCCGCTCTATCTGAGCTCGGTCGCCGACTCCAGCAAAAAGACCTGCCGCGCCAACATGCAGTCGATCGCCAACGCCGCTCAGGCGTGGAAGGTGAAGAACCGAGCCGCCGACTTCACCACGATGACGATCTCCGCTCTCACTCCCGACCTCGGCGCGGTGCCGACCTGTCCGGACGGCGGCGCCTACTCGATCGCCACCACCGGTTCGGTCAACGACGAAGGCGGCGCCTCCACCGCCATCCCCACCGGCTCCCTCGGCATCAGCTGCAGCATCGCCGGCCACAACGGCTTCATCCCCGGCGTGATGACCAAGTAA
- a CDS encoding ArsR/SmtB family transcription factor produces the protein MGWFPKMPYHIQELSATESVAVFRALASESRARIIELLAERDMNINELSTALGLAQPSITKHIQILEEAGLVESDYLAGPQGTQKRCRRVHDRLLIEMAGRPYRPDCVSEIEVPVGMYTQIEAVPTCGLANRERFIGHLDNPVSFFLPERATAELIWSAGGFVEYVFTNSLPLEASVVGVDLAMEICSEAPGYNNDYPSDITVWLNGFEIGTWSSPGDFGGTRGRLNPNWWHDNLNQFGLLKVWQVNNHGTSIDGMIISPVKIDDLGIRPWQTIRVRIGVKPESPNQGGFTLFGKGFGNYEQDLVLRLHYV, from the coding sequence GTGGGGTGGTTCCCCAAGATGCCGTACCACATCCAAGAGCTCTCCGCTACCGAAAGCGTCGCGGTCTTCCGGGCGCTCGCTTCGGAATCGCGCGCCCGCATCATCGAGCTGCTCGCCGAGCGGGACATGAATATCAACGAGCTAAGTACGGCCCTCGGCCTCGCCCAACCCAGCATTACCAAGCACATTCAGATTCTAGAGGAGGCCGGCCTCGTAGAAAGCGACTACCTCGCCGGCCCCCAAGGGACCCAGAAGCGTTGCCGGCGAGTTCACGACCGCCTCTTGATCGAAATGGCCGGCCGACCTTACCGACCGGATTGCGTGAGCGAAATTGAGGTCCCGGTCGGGATGTACACCCAGATCGAAGCGGTCCCCACGTGTGGACTTGCAAACCGTGAGCGGTTCATCGGCCATCTCGATAATCCGGTTTCGTTCTTTCTCCCAGAGCGAGCCACTGCGGAGCTCATCTGGTCAGCCGGCGGCTTTGTGGAGTACGTTTTCACCAACTCTCTCCCACTCGAGGCCAGCGTTGTCGGGGTCGATCTCGCCATGGAGATCTGCTCGGAGGCTCCGGGCTATAACAACGACTACCCGTCCGACATCACGGTTTGGCTGAACGGCTTCGAGATCGGTACCTGGAGCTCTCCCGGCGATTTCGGCGGTACCCGCGGCCGCCTGAACCCCAACTGGTGGCACGACAATCTGAACCAGTTCGGCCTGCTCAAGGTTTGGCAGGTCAACAATCATGGAACCTCGATCGACGGAATGATAATCTCCCCCGTCAAGATCGACGATCTAGGCATCCGGCCCTGGCAGACCATCCGCGTCCGGATCGGCGTCAAACCCGAATCACCGAACCAAGGCGGATTCACCCTGTTCGGCAAAGGGTTCGGCAACTATGAGCAAGACTTGGTGCTGCGGCTGCATTACGTATAG